Proteins co-encoded in one Moritella sp. F3 genomic window:
- a CDS encoding HNH endonuclease signature motif containing protein yields MFEVGKIYNRRTDIHGVYKGQQYGGIATPANHPYVFIFTSEAGEEYGYSDGFSPDGTFRYTGEGQEGDMIMSKGNLAIRDHQKNNKEILLFEAASQGMVRFVGNCNFIIHHTEERPDKNSEQRAAFIFHLDIVPQTKGNGVESPKAPYLIKPTKSKSLKQLREIALSNTPTKAKAKEKLIHVKYRSDAIKLYAKKRANGLCEGCDTKSAFETKSGPYLEVHHLTRLSDGGADSPENVIALCPTCHRRAHYALDGVSFNNELRRIAKAIEAKLA; encoded by the coding sequence GTGTTCGAAGTTGGAAAAATTTATAATCGTCGAACTGATATACATGGAGTTTATAAAGGCCAGCAATATGGTGGTATTGCAACTCCTGCAAATCACCCTTATGTGTTTATTTTTACCAGTGAAGCTGGTGAAGAATATGGTTATTCTGATGGCTTTAGCCCCGATGGAACTTTCAGATATACAGGAGAAGGCCAAGAAGGTGACATGATAATGTCTAAAGGTAATTTGGCCATTCGTGATCATCAAAAGAATAATAAAGAAATTCTTCTTTTTGAAGCTGCTTCTCAAGGTATGGTTCGCTTTGTCGGTAATTGTAATTTTATAATCCATCACACCGAAGAAAGACCTGATAAAAACTCAGAGCAAAGAGCTGCTTTTATATTTCACCTAGACATTGTTCCACAAACAAAAGGTAACGGAGTTGAATCTCCTAAAGCACCGTACCTAATAAAGCCGACAAAAAGTAAATCACTAAAACAATTACGTGAAATTGCATTAAGTAATACGCCAACTAAAGCAAAGGCAAAAGAAAAACTCATTCATGTAAAATATCGAAGTGATGCAATTAAGTTATATGCAAAAAAACGGGCTAATGGTCTGTGTGAAGGTTGCGACACTAAATCAGCATTTGAGACTAAATCCGGTCCTTATTTAGAGGTGCATCATTTAACTAGGCTATCAGATGGTGGAGCAGACAGCCCTGAAAATGTTATTGCACTTTGCCCAACTTGTCACAGGAGAGCCCACTATGCGTTGGATGGGGTATCGTTTAACAATGAATTAAGGCGCATTGCCAAAGCTATTGAAGCTAAACTTGCCTAA
- a CDS encoding SDR family oxidoreductase, with product MSYTVITGASAGIGSEFAKQLAETGQDLILVARRKDKLEELAKTLQAEQGINVVCFAVDLADPKGSEILATEISTNNLAINGLINNAGFGDRGGFIDLPLERQMQMIQLNVTTLVELTHRLAPNMRQQVKPFIINVASTAAFQAGPNMAIYYATKAFVLSFSEALHEELRPQGIAVSALCPGPTLSEFAAEANITDSNLFKAGAMTSAEVAKQALANRNSAIVVTGLKNQVGVLFGKVSPRFMTRKIAGWLQA from the coding sequence ATGAGCTATACAGTCATCACAGGCGCAAGTGCGGGTATCGGTAGCGAGTTCGCGAAACAATTAGCGGAAACAGGTCAGGATTTAATTTTAGTGGCTCGCCGTAAAGACAAATTAGAAGAACTCGCTAAAACATTACAAGCCGAGCAAGGTATTAACGTGGTTTGCTTTGCAGTGGATCTTGCCGATCCTAAAGGCAGTGAAATATTAGCGACAGAGATCAGCACTAACAACCTAGCTATCAACGGCCTGATTAACAACGCTGGTTTTGGCGACCGTGGGGGCTTTATTGATTTACCGCTCGAACGCCAAATGCAGATGATCCAATTAAATGTAACAACCTTAGTCGAGCTGACTCACCGTCTAGCGCCAAACATGCGTCAACAAGTAAAACCTTTCATCATCAATGTCGCATCAACCGCAGCGTTCCAGGCTGGCCCGAACATGGCGATATACTACGCGACCAAAGCATTTGTACTGTCTTTCTCTGAAGCATTACACGAAGAGTTACGCCCTCAAGGTATCGCCGTTAGCGCACTCTGCCCTGGCCCAACGTTATCTGAGTTTGCCGCTGAAGCCAACATTACCGACTCAAACCTATTCAAAGCAGGCGCAATGACATCAGCTGAAGTAGCAAAACAAGCCCTTGCTAACCGCAACAGTGCCATTGTCGTTACCGGGCTTAAAAACCAAGTTGGCGTATTGTTTGGCAAGGTTTCACCCCGTTTCATGACCCGTAAAATTGCTGGATGGTTACAAGCATAA
- a CDS encoding TetR family transcriptional regulator — MQCIIKCRATTPEQKALRLTQIMDVTAARFSTLSYEEVNLKHIAADVGMTKAALYRYFRNKETLFLAVYIQEFERLAQTAKTEMGQVQLTDSICNTLIKHPLFCKLSAIMHTALQCNLTLDEAREFKTTLLHFIEQYAVMLNEHYALSIEQTTELLLQVQQVIIGCWHMSHSVGAVAEVIREGPLQLFEVNFADILHSHVARLVGSYQ; from the coding sequence ATGCAATGTATTATTAAATGCCGCGCTACAACGCCAGAGCAAAAAGCACTACGTTTAACGCAGATAATGGACGTCACCGCGGCACGTTTCTCAACTCTGAGTTATGAAGAGGTAAACTTAAAACATATCGCCGCCGATGTGGGGATGACCAAAGCCGCTTTGTACCGTTATTTCAGAAACAAAGAAACCCTGTTTCTAGCCGTTTATATCCAGGAGTTCGAACGTTTAGCACAGACAGCTAAAACTGAAATGGGGCAAGTACAACTCACCGATTCGATTTGTAATACCTTAATCAAGCATCCGTTATTTTGTAAGCTCAGTGCCATCATGCATACAGCATTACAATGTAACTTAACCCTTGATGAAGCGCGGGAGTTCAAAACCACGCTATTGCACTTTATTGAGCAATACGCAGTGATGCTAAACGAACATTACGCATTAAGTATCGAGCAAACTACTGAGCTGTTATTACAGGTGCAGCAAGTCATTATTGGCTGCTGGCACATGAGTCATTCTGTAGGCGCTGTTGCAGAGGTCATTAGAGAAGGGCCACTACAGCTATTTGAAGTGAATTTTGCCGATATACTACACAGCCACGTTGCGCGGCTTGTCGGTAGTTATCAATAG
- a CDS encoding GGDEF domain-containing protein, producing the protein MTKKLTYQELELQIEELKAQSADLQSQLEIAKESATQSRETARLLQTLVDTIPSPLFYKNINGVYEQCNAAFAETIFGIDKDKIMNKSLFDLGEYIPHELAKIYHAKDLILLKNPGKQVYETSVKCADGSIRIFSFYKASVLAENGKILGVVGVMLDVTELKNQKHELKETNRRLETYSMTDPLTSLYNRRKFNAVFPDCLRVAKRSKRLLNFAIIDIDNFKKYNDNYGHVAGDDALVTIAGLLQSKLLRADDYIFRLGGEEFGLLFYADDEIMASQLVSDIRLAVQELAIPHKANDNNRYVTISLGLVTIKRSDNSMLELYKMADDLLYKVKRSGKNQILARIV; encoded by the coding sequence ATGACAAAAAAATTAACCTACCAAGAATTAGAATTGCAAATCGAAGAGCTTAAAGCTCAGTCGGCTGATCTACAATCACAGCTGGAGATAGCTAAGGAGTCTGCAACTCAATCTCGTGAGACCGCGCGATTATTGCAAACATTAGTTGATACGATACCTAGCCCATTGTTTTATAAAAATATTAATGGTGTCTACGAGCAGTGTAATGCTGCGTTTGCTGAAACTATATTCGGTATTGATAAAGACAAGATTATGAACAAGTCTTTATTTGATTTAGGTGAGTATATACCGCATGAACTAGCGAAGATTTATCACGCCAAAGATCTCATCTTACTTAAGAATCCAGGCAAACAGGTTTATGAAACATCAGTAAAGTGTGCTGATGGTTCTATACGCATCTTTTCATTCTATAAAGCGTCAGTACTTGCTGAAAATGGCAAGATATTGGGTGTGGTTGGAGTGATGCTCGATGTCACTGAGCTAAAAAATCAAAAGCATGAGTTAAAAGAAACAAACCGTCGTTTAGAAACCTACTCAATGACAGACCCATTAACGAGCCTGTATAACCGCCGTAAATTTAACGCTGTGTTCCCAGACTGTTTACGGGTGGCTAAACGCAGCAAGCGCTTATTAAACTTTGCGATCATTGATATTGATAATTTCAAAAAATACAATGATAACTACGGTCACGTAGCTGGAGATGATGCTTTGGTCACGATAGCGGGGCTGTTACAGAGTAAGTTACTCCGCGCTGATGATTATATCTTTCGTTTAGGTGGCGAAGAGTTTGGTTTATTGTTTTATGCTGATGATGAAATTATGGCATCACAACTTGTCAGTGATATCCGTCTGGCAGTACAAGAACTGGCGATCCCGCACAAAGCGAACGACAACAACCGCTACGTCACTATTTCATTGGGCTTAGTGACGATTAAGCGTAGCGATAACAGTATGCTTGAACTGTATAAGATGGCAGATGATTTGCTGTATAAAGTCAAACGTTCAGGCAAGAATCAGATCTTAGCCAGAATCGTTTAA